The Sphingobacteriales bacterium genome has a segment encoding these proteins:
- a CDS encoding enoyl-CoA hydratase/isomerase family protein, protein MSYQYIIAENDAQGIFTITINQEKKLNALSAPLLAELSQAIDHARNDAAVKALILTGAGNKAFVAGADITEFLALDVAGGKALAQRGQDEVFSKIEQFPKPVVAAVNGFALGGGCELAMACHLRIASHNAKFGQPEVKLGLIPGYGGTQRLVQLIGKGKAMELLLTADMIDAAEALRLGLVNAVAASSEELLPACKKMLEKIIDKAPIALAQIIDSVNAHFDVSRDGFAAEVAAFGKCFGTADFKEGVTAFLEKRPAVFKGE, encoded by the coding sequence ATGAGCTACCAGTATATCATTGCAGAAAACGATGCGCAAGGTATTTTCACGATTACCATCAATCAGGAAAAAAAACTCAATGCACTTTCCGCACCTTTGCTCGCCGAGTTGTCGCAAGCCATCGACCACGCCCGCAACGATGCCGCCGTGAAAGCCCTTATCCTCACCGGAGCGGGCAATAAAGCCTTTGTTGCCGGAGCCGATATTACCGAATTTTTGGCTTTAGATGTAGCGGGCGGCAAAGCCTTGGCACAGCGCGGGCAAGATGAGGTTTTTTCTAAAATTGAGCAATTCCCGAAACCCGTCGTGGCGGCAGTAAACGGCTTCGCCTTGGGCGGCGGCTGCGAGTTGGCGATGGCTTGTCATTTGCGTATTGCTTCGCACAACGCCAAATTCGGACAGCCCGAAGTAAAATTGGGGCTTATTCCGGGATACGGCGGCACGCAGCGTTTGGTACAGCTCATCGGCAAAGGCAAAGCGATGGAACTCTTGCTCACCGCCGATATGATAGATGCCGCCGAAGCCCTGCGCTTGGGTTTGGTAAATGCGGTGGCGGCATCTTCCGAAGAACTCTTGCCCGCCTGCAAAAAGATGTTGGAAAAAATCATTGATAAAGCCCCGATTGCTTTGGCTCAAATCATTGATAGTGTCAATGCTCACTTTGATGTGAGCCGCGATGGTTTTGCCGCCGAAGTAGCAGCCTTTGGAAAATGTTTTGGTACGGCGGATTTTAAAGAAGGCGTGACGGCTTTCTTAGAAAAACGCCCTGCGGTGTTCAAAGGCGAATAA
- a CDS encoding DedA family protein — MKYIQQFIDFILHLDTYLEAIMQEYQLLTYAILCLIIFCETGLVITPFLPGDSLLFAAGAIVAKTGILNVWLLIALLIAAAFLGDNVNYFFGRTLGERVFKKDYWFLKKKYLIDTQKFYEKHGGTTIILARFVPIIRTFAPFVAGVGKMSYGKYITYCILGATLWVTGLTSAGYFFGGIPFVKENFEIVVLGIVATSLIPVIIQAGRKLLSKK; from the coding sequence ATAAAATATATCCAACAATTCATTGATTTTATCCTGCATCTCGACACTTACTTGGAGGCTATTATGCAAGAGTACCAATTACTCACTTACGCTATTTTGTGCCTCATTATCTTTTGCGAAACCGGCTTGGTAATTACTCCTTTTCTGCCCGGAGATTCTTTGTTGTTTGCTGCCGGAGCTATTGTTGCCAAAACAGGTATTTTAAATGTGTGGCTATTAATTGCTTTACTGATTGCGGCGGCTTTTTTGGGAGATAATGTCAATTATTTTTTCGGGCGCACTTTAGGCGAGCGGGTTTTTAAAAAAGATTATTGGTTTTTGAAAAAGAAATATTTGATAGATACCCAAAAATTTTATGAAAAGCACGGCGGCACTACTATTATTTTAGCGCGCTTTGTACCCATTATCCGCACTTTTGCGCCTTTTGTGGCAGGTGTAGGAAAAATGAGCTACGGAAAATACATCACTTATTGTATTTTGGGTGCTACCCTGTGGGTGACAGGACTTACTTCGGCGGGTTATTTTTTCGGCGGTATTCCCTTTGTAAAAGAAAACTTTGAAATAGTAGTGCTGGGTATTGTGGCTACTTCTTTAATTCCGGTGATTATTCAGGCGGGAAGAAAACTGCTTTCCAAAAAATAA
- the tatC gene encoding twin-arginine translocase subunit TatC, producing the protein MKQPSLLNQRRAALPKEESDQEMSFFEHLEELRWHIIRGLAAILVATIAAFLAKSFVFDTLIFGPLSDQFFTYRALCRLSELLHLGDTICMKPTPFTISNFEMASQFTLHIQVSVLAGFIVSFPYILWELWRFLRPALHPHERRYAEGLVFYASLLFFVGILFGYYIMSPFSINFLATYSVSDKVSNLIGLSSYISLLSTVVLSSGIMFELPMLVYLLSKAGILSPDIMREYRRHAVVIILMISAIITPPDVMSQILVFIPVYVLYEVSIFISARIAAERMRQEALEEEEFRRLQQ; encoded by the coding sequence ATGAAACAGCCTTCTTTATTGAACCAACGCCGCGCCGCACTGCCCAAAGAGGAAAGCGACCAAGAAATGTCGTTTTTTGAGCATTTGGAGGAGTTGCGCTGGCATATTATCAGGGGTTTGGCAGCTATATTGGTGGCTACTATTGCGGCATTTTTGGCAAAATCTTTTGTTTTTGACACGCTCATTTTTGGACCGCTTTCCGACCAATTTTTTACTTATCGCGCTTTGTGTCGTTTGTCGGAGCTTTTGCATTTGGGCGATACTATTTGTATGAAACCCACCCCTTTCACCATCAGCAATTTTGAGATGGCTTCCCAATTTACGCTGCATATACAGGTGTCGGTACTGGCGGGTTTTATTGTTTCGTTTCCATATATTTTGTGGGAGTTGTGGCGATTTTTGCGCCCTGCCCTGCACCCCCACGAACGCCGCTACGCCGAAGGCTTGGTTTTTTATGCTTCGCTGCTGTTTTTTGTAGGAATTCTGTTTGGCTACTACATTATGTCTCCGTTTTCTATCAATTTTCTCGCCACCTACTCCGTCAGCGACAAAGTATCCAATCTCATCGGTTTGTCATCTTATATTTCCCTGCTCAGTACGGTGGTGTTATCGTCGGGCATTATGTTTGAGTTGCCGATGTTGGTGTATTTATTGTCAAAAGCCGGTATTTTAAGCCCCGATATCATGCGCGAATACCGCCGCCATGCGGTAGTGATTATTTTGATGATCTCTGCCATTATCACGCCGCCCGATGTAATGAGTCAGATTTTGGTGTTTATTCCGGTGTATGTGCTGTACGAGGTGAGTATTTTTATTTCGGCGCGCATTGCCGCCGAGCGAATGCGTCAAGAAGCATTGGAAGAGGAGGAATTCAGGCGTTTGCAACAATAA
- a CDS encoding glutathionylspermidine synthase family protein, which produces MKRIAIRPRPQWQQKVEDIGFGFHTGSLPYWTENAYYEFEPYEIDLLEDATQELWDLCLEAVQRVIDQQLYDRFQIPAAFRPYIERTWNKDAPMVYGRFDLAYKNGDIKLLEFNADTPTSLCEASIVQWFWLQDIAPQKDQFNSIHEKLIETWQYWKDFLHRDTLYFSCISEHLEDFTTTEYLRDCAIQAGFDTRFIWIEDIGWEARQQHFLDLEGNAVKNIFKLYPWEWLIQEEFGKNILLDSHAAYWIEPAWKMILSNKAILPLLWEMFPDHPFLLPAYHEPNRLRQYAKKPVLSREGANISLHADSRILEQSEGDYGKEGYIYQQLFELPCFDGNYPVIGSWVVGAKAAGIGIRESDGLITNDTARFVPHLIDV; this is translated from the coding sequence ATGAAACGTATTGCAATACGCCCGCGCCCGCAATGGCAGCAAAAGGTAGAAGATATAGGTTTTGGTTTTCATACGGGTTCTTTGCCCTATTGGACAGAAAACGCTTATTACGAATTTGAACCTTACGAAATAGATCTGCTCGAAGACGCTACGCAAGAATTGTGGGATTTGTGTTTAGAAGCAGTGCAGCGCGTTATTGACCAACAATTATACGACCGTTTTCAGATTCCTGCCGCTTTCCGACCCTATATAGAGCGCACTTGGAACAAAGATGCGCCGATGGTATATGGGCGTTTTGATTTGGCTTATAAAAACGGTGATATAAAACTCTTGGAATTTAATGCCGACACACCTACTTCGCTTTGCGAAGCCTCCATTGTACAGTGGTTTTGGCTGCAAGATATAGCACCACAAAAAGACCAGTTTAATTCCATTCACGAAAAACTCATAGAAACGTGGCAATATTGGAAGGATTTTCTGCACCGCGACACCCTCTATTTTTCGTGCATCAGCGAGCATCTCGAAGATTTTACTACCACCGAATACCTGCGCGATTGCGCCATACAAGCGGGTTTTGATACGCGCTTTATTTGGATTGAAGACATCGGCTGGGAGGCGCGGCAACAACATTTTTTGGATTTGGAAGGCAATGCCGTTAAAAACATTTTCAAATTATATCCTTGGGAATGGTTGATACAGGAGGAGTTTGGGAAAAATATTTTGCTCGACAGCCACGCCGCTTACTGGATAGAACCCGCCTGGAAAATGATTTTGTCCAACAAAGCCATTTTGCCGTTGTTGTGGGAAATGTTTCCCGACCACCCTTTTTTGCTACCCGCTTATCACGAGCCGAACCGCCTGCGGCAATATGCCAAAAAACCTGTTTTGTCGCGCGAGGGGGCGAATATCTCTTTGCACGCCGACAGCAGAATTTTGGAACAAAGCGAAGGCGACTACGGCAAAGAGGGCTACATTTATCAGCAGTTGTTTGAATTGCCTTGTTTCGACGGCAACTATCCGGTTATCGGCAGTTGGGTAGTGGGTGCAAAGGCGGCGGGCATCGGTATTCGGGAAAGCGATGGTTTGATAACCAACGACACTGCGCGTTTTGTGCCGCATTTAATCGATGTTTAA
- the rffA gene encoding dTDP-4-amino-4,6-dideoxygalactose transaminase, translated as MKNPVPALIPFNKPFIIGKELQYIREAVRRRHLSGDGFFSRQCQSFFEQRYHFRKTLLTHSCTAALEMAALLLDIQADDEIIMPSFTFVSTANAFVLRGAVIRFADCLPHYPNIDPQSAEALINERTKAIVVVHYGGVACDMEALQALAQKYRLYLIEDAAHAIESFYKGKPLGGFGHLAAFSFHETKNIIAGEGGLLVINDEQLVARAEIIREKGTNRAAFFRGETDKYTWVDIGSSYLPSELIAAFLWGQLEHLESIQARRIALWNNYATALEDLRRKGVQFAEAATPPATLNGHLFYMLCNDVQERQSLIQYLKTQQIHAVFHYQSLHSSPYYLQQKSSNTPTYLPYSDMFSERLLRLPLFYGLKAKEQKWVIAAIKTFYE; from the coding sequence ATGAAAAATCCAGTCCCTGCTTTAATTCCTTTCAATAAGCCTTTTATTATCGGAAAAGAATTGCAATATATCCGCGAAGCGGTGCGGCGGCGGCATTTGTCGGGCGATGGTTTTTTCAGCAGACAATGTCAAAGTTTTTTTGAGCAACGCTATCATTTTCGCAAAACCCTCCTCACCCACTCTTGTACGGCAGCCTTAGAAATGGCGGCTTTGCTCTTGGATATACAGGCAGACGATGAAATCATTATGCCGTCTTTCACGTTTGTGTCCACCGCCAACGCTTTCGTGCTGCGCGGTGCGGTCATTCGTTTTGCCGACTGTCTGCCGCACTATCCCAATATAGACCCCCAATCGGCGGAGGCATTGATTAATGAACGCACCAAAGCTATTGTAGTGGTGCATTATGGAGGTGTGGCTTGCGATATGGAAGCTCTGCAAGCATTGGCGCAAAAATACCGGCTGTATTTGATAGAAGATGCCGCACACGCCATTGAAAGTTTTTATAAAGGAAAACCTTTGGGCGGTTTCGGGCATTTGGCAGCTTTTTCATTTCACGAAACCAAAAATATCATCGCCGGCGAAGGCGGTTTATTGGTTATCAACGATGAGCAGTTGGTGGCACGCGCCGAAATTATCCGTGAAAAGGGAACAAACCGCGCCGCTTTTTTTCGTGGCGAAACCGACAAATATACTTGGGTGGATATAGGTTCTTCTTATTTGCCTTCGGAGTTGATAGCGGCGTTTTTATGGGGGCAGTTGGAACATTTGGAGAGCATACAAGCTCGGCGCATCGCTCTTTGGAACAATTATGCAACAGCTTTGGAAGATTTGCGCCGCAAAGGGGTACAATTTGCCGAAGCAGCCACACCGCCCGCTACACTCAACGGGCATCTGTTTTATATGCTGTGCAATGATGTGCAGGAAAGGCAATCCCTTATTCAATATTTGAAAACACAGCAGATACACGCCGTTTTTCATTACCAATCGCTGCACAGCTCACCCTATTATTTACAACAAAAAAGCAGCAACACTCCTACCTATTTACCTTACAGCGATATGTTTTCGGAGCGTTTGTTGCGCTTGCCGCTTTTTTATGGATTAAAAGCAAAAGAGCAAAAATGGGTAATCGCTGCCATCAAAACTTTTTACGAATAA
- a CDS encoding DUF4968 domain-containing protein, translating into MKSFNKKRFSSNEAAGAIIAFHKQPQGVSGSTDNGVYFEITIYSDACIRLQYRRQEPPAAAFSYAVAGQPQQHTIWQLRETATHYIISTALLQLHLQKEALRCTFYNAVGTLLNADDPAFGVSWIGNEATVYKTLQPEERFIGLGEKTGNLDRRGSAYTHWNTDYFAYPEHADPLYVSIPFYIGVHQGTQYGIFVDKSQRSVFNFGASNHRFAYFAVQDDEVDYYFLHDNDVAGILRAYSQLTGTLPLPPLWALGFQQCRYSYYPDTEVLTLAQTFRDKQIPADVLYCDIHYMDAYKVFTWHQQYFPQPKKMIAALRKQGFHLTLILDPGIKTEEGYEPYESGLQEDVFIKYPDQSNYSASVWPGVCYFPDFTKPDTRRWWGKRVGNLVQQGLDSFWNDMNEPASWGQCTPDLLEFDYEGEGATHKQARNIYGMQMARATYEGAVQHLKGKRPFVLTRAGFAGIQRYAAVWTGDNVSNDGHLLLGVRLLNSLGLSGVGFCGVDIGGFCGDASPVLFSRWISIGAFSPFFRCHSMINSRDSEPWSFGEEAEEIARNYIALRYRLLPYLYSLFYEATQSGLPPMRSLAITHTHDERIYQGDFQHQFMFGNSLLICPCDSHQRFTKVYLPQGSDWYSLHSDDYYTGGQEMIVEAPAERLPIFVKAGGMLLLQSVVQYTAQKPEDTLEIHVYDSEQNSDDEMLYYEDDGETYQYQKNDECLIWKIKWNTASKTLSVQEKFVGNYTSKFTKARVYVHSRQQNITEVIHINRKKYTLLSGDYCFVPPVSNFDPFIHNNSNGNKIAVRYAEFSLKE; encoded by the coding sequence ATGAAATCTTTCAACAAAAAACGTTTTTCCTCCAATGAAGCAGCCGGAGCAATTATTGCTTTTCACAAGCAGCCGCAGGGTGTGAGTGGCAGCACCGACAATGGCGTATATTTTGAAATCACCATTTACAGCGATGCCTGTATTCGCTTACAATATCGCCGGCAAGAGCCTCCTGCCGCCGCTTTTTCGTATGCCGTTGCAGGGCAGCCGCAACAACACACCATCTGGCAGCTCCGCGAAACCGCCACACACTATATCATCAGCACTGCACTACTGCAATTGCACCTGCAAAAAGAAGCCCTGCGCTGCACCTTTTATAATGCGGTAGGTACGCTGCTCAACGCCGATGACCCCGCTTTCGGGGTGTCGTGGATAGGCAACGAAGCCACCGTTTACAAAACCCTCCAACCGGAGGAGCGTTTTATCGGATTGGGCGAAAAAACAGGAAATCTGGATCGGCGCGGCTCTGCCTACACACACTGGAACACCGACTATTTCGCCTACCCCGAACACGCCGACCCTTTGTATGTCTCTATTCCTTTTTATATCGGTGTGCATCAAGGCACGCAATACGGCATTTTTGTTGATAAGTCTCAGCGTTCCGTTTTTAATTTTGGAGCATCTAATCACCGCTTCGCCTATTTTGCGGTGCAAGATGATGAAGTAGATTACTATTTTCTGCACGATAATGATGTAGCGGGCATTTTGCGTGCTTACTCCCAACTTACCGGAACTTTGCCTTTGCCGCCGCTTTGGGCTTTGGGTTTTCAGCAATGTCGTTACAGCTATTATCCCGACACAGAAGTGCTCACACTGGCACAAACATTCCGCGATAAGCAAATTCCTGCCGATGTGTTGTATTGCGATATTCATTATATGGACGCTTACAAAGTATTCACCTGGCATCAGCAATATTTTCCGCAGCCCAAAAAAATGATAGCTGCTTTGCGAAAACAAGGTTTTCATCTGACACTCATTTTAGACCCGGGCATAAAAACAGAAGAAGGCTATGAGCCTTACGAAAGCGGCTTGCAGGAAGATGTGTTTATTAAATACCCCGACCAAAGCAATTATTCGGCGAGTGTGTGGCCCGGTGTGTGCTATTTTCCCGATTTTACCAAACCCGACACGCGCCGTTGGTGGGGCAAGCGCGTGGGCAATTTGGTGCAACAAGGCTTGGATAGCTTTTGGAATGATATGAACGAACCCGCTTCGTGGGGGCAATGCACACCCGATTTGCTGGAATTTGATTATGAAGGTGAAGGTGCTACGCACAAGCAAGCGCGGAATATTTATGGTATGCAAATGGCGCGCGCCACTTATGAAGGAGCAGTACAACATCTTAAAGGAAAAAGACCTTTTGTGCTCACCCGCGCCGGTTTTGCGGGCATTCAACGCTATGCAGCCGTATGGACAGGCGACAATGTATCCAACGATGGGCACCTGCTTTTGGGGGTGCGCCTGCTGAATAGTTTGGGCTTGTCGGGGGTGGGCTTCTGCGGAGTGGACATTGGCGGTTTTTGCGGCGATGCCTCACCTGTATTGTTTTCGCGCTGGATTTCTATCGGTGCTTTTTCTCCTTTTTTCCGTTGCCACTCTATGATTAATTCCCGCGACTCCGAGCCTTGGAGTTTTGGCGAAGAAGCTGAAGAAATTGCCCGCAATTATATCGCGCTGCGCTATCGCCTGCTGCCGTATTTGTACAGCCTTTTTTACGAAGCCACACAAAGCGGGCTGCCGCCGATGCGCTCTTTGGCAATTACACATACCCACGATGAGCGCATTTATCAGGGCGATTTTCAACATCAGTTTATGTTCGGCAATTCCTTGCTGATATGCCCCTGCGACAGCCACCAACGTTTTACAAAAGTGTATTTGCCACAGGGCAGCGATTGGTACAGTTTGCACAGCGATGACTACTACACAGGCGGACAGGAAATGATTGTAGAAGCACCCGCCGAGCGTTTGCCGATTTTTGTAAAAGCAGGAGGTATGCTGTTGCTTCAGTCGGTGGTGCAATACACCGCCCAAAAGCCCGAAGACACTTTGGAAATACATGTGTACGATTCGGAGCAAAACAGCGATGATGAAATGCTGTATTATGAAGATGACGGCGAAACATATCAGTATCAAAAAAACGATGAATGTCTGATATGGAAAATAAAATGGAATACCGCCTCAAAAACACTATCTGTACAGGAAAAATTTGTAGGAAACTATACTTCAAAATTCACGAAAGCGAGAGTATATGTACATAGCCGCCAACAGAATATAACAGAAGTGATACACATCAACCGAAAAAAATACACCCTCTTGTCGGGTGATTACTGCTTTGTTCCGCCGGTTTCCAATTTTGACCCTTTCATTCACAACAATTCCAACGGAAATAAAATAGCGGTACGATATGCGGAATTTTCTTTAAAGGAATAA
- a CDS encoding DUF11 domain-containing protein, which produces MTLTSVTLTEQAAVSGQAAYQPCVRHLQWVVLRVLIGGRKCHLYRTYAITQADIDATFVDNQAMVEGTAPDNTVVNDLSDSSNPADVNETGTPNDPNGDDPTNTPISAPAISLVKGSSLDLGADNLATVGDIITYTYTATNTGNVTLTSVTLTEQLASFTGTGTLPTPAFTSSTMGSVAGTLLVGESATYTATYAITQADIDATFVDNQAMVEGTAPDNTVVNDLSDSSNPADVNETGTPSDPNGDDATNTPIPAPAISLVKGSSLDLGADNAPNVGDIITYTYTATNTGNVTLTSVTLTEQAASFTGTGTLPTPAFTSSTMGSVAGTLLVGESATYTATYAITQADIDATFVDNQAMVEGTAPDNTVVDDLSDSSNPADVNETGTPSDPNGDDATNTPIPAPVMTATKISTFIDANGDGDLNPGETVTYTIVLTNSSSIAALNVTFADAIPTGTTYVANSSTTTQGTIDNNATGPAATLGDVAAGASVTIAFQVTVNIPFTNPSNEIVNQGIFSADNHDDVPTDDPTDPTNPPGPNGDPTIDPVLIICNANSGTWNN; this is translated from the coding sequence GTGACATTGACAAGTGTAACATTGACAGAACAGGCGGCAGTTTCAGGCCAGGCAGCTTACCAACCCTGCGTTCGTCATCTACAATGGGTAGTGTTGCGGGTACTTATTGGTGGGCGAAAGTGCCACTTATACCGCACTTATGCCATCACGCAAGCGGATATAGATGCTACATTTGTAGATAACCAAGCGATGGTAGAAGGAACAGCCCCTGATAATACGGTTGTAAATGATTTGTCGGATTCTAGCAATCCTGCTGATGTAAACGAAACAGGCACACCGAATGACCCGAACGGCGATGACCCTACCAATACGCCTATTTCTGCACCAGCCATATCATTGGTAAAAGGCAGTTCATTAGATTTAGGAGCAGATAATTTGGCAACAGTAGGCGATATTATCACTTATACTTATACTGCCACAAATACGGGCAATGTGACATTGACAAGTGTAACATTGACAGAACAGTTGGCGAGTTTTACAGGCACAGGCACTTTGCCAACCCCTGCGTTCACGTCATCTACAATGGGTAGTGTTGCGGGTACTTTATTGGTGGGCGAAAGTGCCACTTATACCGCCACTTATGCCATCACGCAAGCGGATATAGATGCTACATTTGTAGATAACCAAGCAATGGTAGAAGGAACAGCCCCTGACAATACGGTTGTAAATGATTTGTCGGATTCGAGCAACCCTGCCGATGTAAACGAAACAGGCACACCGAGTGACCCGAACGGCGACGATGCTACCAATACACCTATTCCTGCACCAGCCATATCATTGGTAAAAGGCAGTTCATTAGATTTGGGAGCGGATAATGCACCTAATGTAGGTGATATTATTACTTATACCTATACAGCAACGAATACGGGCAACGTGACATTGACAAGTGTAACATTGACAGAACAGGCGGCGAGTTTTACAGGCACAGGCACTTTGCCAACCCCTGCGTTCACGTCATCTACAATGGGTAGTGTTGCGGGTACTTTATTGGTGGGCGAAAGTGCCACATATACCGCGACTTATGCCATTACGCAAGCGGATATAGATGCTACATTTGTAGATAACCAAGCAATGGTAGAAGGAACAGCCCCTGACAATACGGTAGTAGATGATTTGTCGGATTCGAGCAATCCTGCTGATGTAAACGAAACAGGCACACCGAGCGACCCGAACGGCGACGATGCTACGAATACACCTATTCCTGCACCAGTAATGACGGCTACCAAAATTTCTACTTTTATTGATGCCAATGGTGACGGTGACTTGAATCCGGGCGAAACCGTAACTTATACCATTGTACTGACGAATAGCAGTAGTATTGCTGCGCTGAATGTCACTTTTGCAGATGCTATTCCAACCGGAACAACGTATGTAGCCAATAGCTCCACTACTACACAAGGAACTATTGACAACAATGCTACTGGTCCGGCGGCTACTTTGGGCGATGTGGCAGCAGGAGCGAGTGTTACGATTGCTTTTCAGGTTACTGTAAATATTCCGTTTACAAATCCTTCTAACGAAATTGTGAATCAGGGTATTTTTAGTGCAGATAACCATGATGATGTACCTACTGACGACCCAACTGACCCTACCAACCCTCCAGGTCCTAATGGCGACCCCACTATTGACCCTGTGTTGATAATTTGCAATGCCAATAGCGGAACTTGGAATAATTAA
- a CDS encoding DUF11 domain-containing protein, whose protein sequence is MNIAEVIASDSTDPDSTPNNNTATSGAIGSVEADGTQDTTPGDATGEDDVDDALVAPLQSDLSLVKSVSATSVSAGSTITFTIALTNNGPSDATNVDIQDVVPTGYSNITAISNGGVLTGSTIDWSNLSIANGATLNLTFDADAQASGDYVNIAAVTDADQFDPDSTPNNVADTDSDGNIGAAAGNANDTADAQDEDDADDARIIIAVNADLQLVKTVSTASAAPGDVVTFTITVFNGGTSDATGVSVEDVVPNGYTNITNISGAGVLSGSTITWSGLSIANGNNTVLTFDAEVAAPSAGVSYGNIAEVIASDQTDPDSTPNNNTATSGAIGSADADGTQNTTAGDPAGEDDVDDALLEVPLISLVKGSSLDLGADNLATVGDIITYTYTATNTGNVTLTSVTLTEQAASFTGTGSLPTPAFTSSTMGSVAGTLLVGESATYTATYAITQADIDATFVDNQAMVQGTSPASVVVDDLSDSSNPADANETGTPSDPNGDDATNTPIPAPAISLVKGSSLDLGADNLATVGDIITYTYTATNTGNVTLTSVTLTEQAASFTGTGSLPTPAFTSSTMGSVAGTLLVGESATYTATYAITQADIDATFVDNQAMVQGTAPDNTVVDDLSDSSNPADANETGTPSDPNGDDPTNTPISAPAISLVKGSSLDLGVDNLATVGDIITYTYTATNTGK, encoded by the coding sequence GTGAATATAGCAGAAGTAATCGCCTCTGACAGTACAGATCCCGACTCTACACCGAATAACAATACAGCTACTTCGGGGGCTATCGGCTCTGTTGAGGCAGATGGCACACAAGATACCACCCCCGGTGATGCTACGGGTGAAGATGATGTGGACGATGCTTTAGTTGCCCCTTTACAATCCGATTTGTCATTGGTAAAATCAGTATCGGCTACCTCTGTAAGTGCCGGCTCTACCATCACTTTTACCATAGCCCTTACCAACAACGGTCCTAGTGATGCTACCAATGTAGATATTCAAGATGTAGTGCCTACGGGTTATTCCAATATAACTGCTATTTCAAATGGCGGTGTTTTAACAGGCTCTACTATTGATTGGTCAAATTTATCTATTGCCAATGGTGCAACGCTCAATTTAACTTTTGATGCAGATGCACAAGCCAGTGGTGATTATGTTAATATCGCTGCTGTAACAGATGCCGACCAGTTTGACCCCGACTCTACTCCAAATAATGTCGCTGATACCGACAGTGACGGTAATATAGGTGCGGCTGCCGGCAATGCGAATGATACTGCCGATGCACAAGATGAGGACGATGCCGATGATGCAAGAATAATTATTGCCGTTAATGCTGACTTGCAGTTAGTAAAAACAGTAAGTACCGCCTCTGCCGCTCCGGGTGATGTTGTTACTTTTACCATTACCGTTTTTAATGGCGGAACAAGTGACGCTACGGGTGTTTCGGTAGAAGATGTAGTACCCAACGGCTATACCAATATTACGAATATTTCCGGTGCAGGAGTTTTATCAGGCAGCACCATTACTTGGAGTGGTTTGAGTATTGCTAATGGTAATAATACTGTATTAACTTTTGATGCTGAGGTAGCGGCTCCGAGCGCAGGAGTAAGCTATGGGAATATTGCAGAAGTAATCGCTTCTGACCAAACAGACCCCGACTCTACACCGAATAATAATACGGCTACTTCGGGAGCTATCGGCTCGGCAGATGCTGACGGCACACAAAATACCACAGCAGGTGATCCTGCCGGTGAAGATGATGTGGACGATGCCTTATTGGAAGTTCCTTTGATTAGCTTGGTAAAAGGCAGTTCATTAGATTTAGGAGCAGATAATTTGGCAACAGTGGGTGATATTATCACTTATACTTATACTGCTACAAATACGGGCAATGTGACATTGACAAGTGTAACATTGACAGAACAGGCGGCGAGTTTTACAGGCACAGGCAGCTTACCAACCCCTGCGTTCACGTCATCTACAATGGGTAGTGTTGCGGGTACTTTATTAGTGGGCGAAAGTGCCACTTATACCGCGACTTATGCCATTACTCAAGCAGATATAGATGCTACATTTGTAGATAACCAAGCGATGGTACAAGGAACATCTCCTGCCAGCGTAGTCGTTGATGATTTGTCGGATTCTAGCAATCCTGCCGATGCAAACGAAACAGGCACACCGAGCGACCCGAACGGCGATGATGCTACGAATACACCTATTCCTGCACCTGCCATATCATTGGTAAAAGGCAGTTCATTAGATTTGGGAGCGGATAATTTGGCAACAGTGGGTGATATTATCACTTATACCTATACTGCCACAAATACAGGCAATGTGACATTGACAAGTGTAACATTGACAGAACAGGCGGCGAGTTTTACAGGCACAGGCAGCTTACCAACACCTGCGTTCACGTCATCTACAATGGGTAGTGTTGCGGGTACTTTATTGGTGGGCGAAAGTGCCACATATACCGCGACTTATGCCATCACGCAAGCGGATATAGATGCTACATTTGTAGATAACCAAGCAATGGTACAAGGAACAGCCCCTGACAATACGGTAGTAGATGATTTGTCGGATTCGAGCAATCCTGCTGATGCAAACGAAACAGGCACACCGAGTGACCCGAACGGCGATGACCCTACCAATACGCCTATTTCTGCACCAGCCATATCATTGGTAAAAGGCAGTTCATTAGATTTAGGAGTGGATAATTTGGCAACAGTGGGCGATATTATCACTTATACCTATACTGCCACAAATACAGGCAAGTGA